A section of the candidate division WOR-3 bacterium genome encodes:
- a CDS encoding nuclear transport factor 2 family protein codes for MQSTLRIFVVCALLVLGIQMSTADTIAEQNVLDEEVEMSKAYTFNSVNNPHDELAEIEKTIRANIEWAVHDKDTAMSYSSIVNNDELFFFQTDSRSTIRGFDAFKNMTEKFFMRDDFKAIKVVIKDLRIHMSPSMKTAWWSCILDDYNEFQGKPANWENVRWSGVLEKIDGKWKIFQMHFSKAEDLITE; via the coding sequence ATGCAAAGCACGTTACGGATCTTTGTTGTCTGTGCTCTATTGGTTCTCGGCATTCAGATGTCGACAGCAGATACCATTGCGGAGCAAAATGTTTTGGACGAGGAGGTTGAGATGAGTAAGGCGTATACGTTCAACAGTGTAAACAACCCGCATGATGAACTGGCAGAAATTGAGAAAACAATAAGAGCCAACATCGAGTGGGCAGTACATGATAAAGATACCGCGATGTCGTACTCAAGTATCGTGAATAACGATGAGTTGTTTTTCTTCCAGACCGATTCAAGGAGCACGATTAGAGGATTTGATGCTTTCAAAAATATGACCGAGAAGTTCTTTATGCGTGACGACTTCAAGGCGATCAAGGTCGTGATAAAAGACCTTCGCATTCACATGTCGCCGAGCATGAAGACGGCATGGTGGTCCTGCATACTAGATGACTATAACGAATTTCAGGGGAAACCAGCGAACTGGGAGAATGTACGGTGGAGCGGCGTGCTGGAAAAGATAGACGGAAAATGGAAGATATTCCAGATGCACTTCTCCAAGGCGGAGGATCTGATCACTGAATGA
- a CDS encoding isoprenylcysteine carboxylmethyltransferase family protein: MIFYQDPFFWALISMFSLVGGGVIVSSKKLGNSVISGAVIVTTFVLARGILVLPFCPQPRFIANGWNWIVGGAIFTVGLIFSIPALSIKPLTKPHGQMKMVTTGFYAIVRNPIYLGEVLWFLGWAVMFRSTIGLALVPLWWVALLLHTLVEEEALEHALGEKYLDYKRKIRGRIIPGLPI; encoded by the coding sequence ATGATATTCTACCAGGATCCATTTTTTTGGGCGCTGATTAGTATGTTCTCCCTGGTCGGCGGTGGTGTGATAGTAAGCAGCAAGAAGTTGGGGAATTCTGTTATTTCCGGCGCGGTAATAGTGACCACATTCGTCTTAGCAAGGGGTATTCTTGTGCTGCCCTTCTGCCCGCAGCCTCGTTTCATCGCGAATGGCTGGAACTGGATTGTCGGTGGTGCGATATTTACCGTAGGATTGATCTTCAGTATCCCTGCTTTGTCGATCAAGCCGCTCACCAAGCCACATGGGCAGATGAAAATGGTGACAACGGGATTCTACGCGATCGTCAGAAATCCGATATACCTGGGTGAAGTTCTCTGGTTTCTTGGTTGGGCCGTAATGTTCCGTTCCACTATCGGCCTGGCGCTCGTACCCTTGTGGTGGGTTGCACTGCTACTTCACACTCTGGTTGAGGAAGAGGCGCTTGAACATGCTCTAGGTGAGAAATATCTCGATTACAAAAGAAAGATACGCGGCCGTATTATCCCAGGCCTTCCGATATAA